Proteins from a genomic interval of Xanthomonas sp. AM6:
- the rplV gene encoding 50S ribosomal protein L22 — MEAKAILRTARISPQKARLVADQVRGLSAERAVNLLKFSDKKAAHLIKKVVESAIANAENNQGADVDELKVKTIMVDEGPTLKRFMARAKGRGTRILKRTSHITVVVGAAK, encoded by the coding sequence ATGGAAGCGAAAGCAATCCTGCGCACTGCGCGCATCTCCCCGCAGAAGGCCCGCCTGGTCGCCGACCAGGTGCGCGGTCTTTCCGCCGAGCGGGCGGTCAACCTGCTGAAGTTCTCGGACAAGAAGGCTGCCCACCTGATCAAGAAGGTGGTGGAGTCGGCGATCGCCAATGCCGAGAACAACCAGGGCGCGGATGTCGACGAGCTGAAGGTCAAGACCATCATGGTTGATGAAGGTCCGACCCTGAAGCGTTTCATGGCGCGGGCGAAAGGCCGCGGTACCCGCATCCTCAAGCGCACCAGCCACATCACTGTGGTTGTGGGCGCCGCCAAGTAA
- the rplO gene encoding 50S ribosomal protein L15 produces MTLHLNDLKPADGARTERTRVGRGIGSGLGKTCGRGHKGSFARKGGGKIKAGFEGGQTPMQRRLPKIGFRSKMAKDTAEVLSYQLDNLPEGEIDFAALRAAKLVPSTAKKAKVVLKGELTKKFVLKGVAATAGAKAAIEAAGGSVQE; encoded by the coding sequence ATGACTTTGCATCTGAATGATCTGAAGCCCGCCGACGGCGCGCGCACCGAGCGCACCCGCGTCGGTCGCGGCATCGGTTCGGGCCTGGGCAAGACCTGCGGCCGCGGCCACAAGGGTTCGTTCGCGCGCAAGGGCGGCGGCAAGATCAAGGCCGGCTTCGAAGGCGGCCAGACCCCCATGCAGCGTCGTCTGCCGAAGATCGGCTTCCGTTCCAAGATGGCCAAGGACACCGCCGAAGTGCTGTCCTACCAGCTGGACAACCTGCCGGAAGGCGAGATCGATTTCGCCGCGCTGCGCGCCGCGAAGCTGGTCCCGAGCACCGCGAAGAAGGCCAAGGTGGTCCTCAAGGGCGAACTGACCAAGAAGTTCGTGCTCAAGGGCGTCGCCGCGACCGCCGGTGCCAAGGCGGCAATCGAAGCTGCCGGCGGCAGCGTGCAGGAGTAA
- the rpsH gene encoding 30S ribosomal protein S8 has product MSMTDPIADLLVRIKNAAAVGKPTVKMPSSKIKVAIAEVLKAEGYISDLRVNAIENNKSELEIVLKYFEGRPVIDTLKRVSRSGLRQYRGKAELPKVLGGLGVAIISTSKGIMTDAQARQAGVGGEVLCFVA; this is encoded by the coding sequence ATGAGCATGACTGATCCCATCGCCGACCTGCTGGTCCGCATCAAGAATGCGGCCGCGGTTGGCAAGCCGACGGTGAAAATGCCGTCCTCCAAGATCAAGGTTGCGATCGCGGAAGTGCTGAAGGCCGAAGGCTACATCAGCGACCTGCGCGTCAACGCGATCGAGAACAACAAGTCCGAACTGGAAATCGTGCTGAAGTATTTCGAGGGCCGTCCGGTCATCGATACGCTCAAGCGCGTGTCGCGTTCGGGCCTGCGCCAATATCGCGGCAAGGCCGAGCTGCCGAAGGTTCTCGGCGGCCTGGGCGTTGCCATCATTTCCACGTCCAAGGGCATCATGACCGATGCGCAGGCCCGTCAGGCCGGCGTCGGTGGCGAAGTCCTGTGCTTCGTGGCCTAA
- the rplF gene encoding 50S ribosomal protein L6, whose product MSRVAKKPISLPKGVELNVQPELVSVKGPKGTLSLPKPAGVEIKQENGVATLSANDPSQIAITGTVRAILANMVHGVSEGFERKLELVGVGYRATMQGKDLSLALGFSHPVVFKAPEGITLAAPTQTEIVVQGADKQRVGEVAAKIRGFRPPEPYKGKGVKYAGEAIIRKEAKKA is encoded by the coding sequence ATGTCCCGCGTAGCCAAGAAGCCGATTTCCCTCCCGAAGGGCGTCGAACTGAATGTCCAGCCCGAGCTGGTGAGCGTCAAGGGCCCGAAGGGCACCCTGTCGCTGCCGAAGCCGGCCGGCGTCGAAATCAAGCAGGAAAACGGTGTCGCCACGCTGTCGGCGAACGACCCGTCGCAGATCGCCATCACCGGCACCGTTCGCGCGATCCTGGCGAACATGGTGCACGGCGTGTCCGAAGGCTTCGAGCGCAAGCTCGAGCTGGTCGGCGTCGGCTACCGCGCCACGATGCAGGGCAAGGACCTGAGCCTGGCGCTCGGTTTCTCGCACCCGGTCGTGTTCAAGGCGCCGGAAGGCATCACCCTGGCCGCCCCGACTCAGACCGAGATCGTGGTGCAGGGCGCCGACAAGCAGCGCGTCGGCGAAGTCGCCGCCAAGATCCGCGGTTTCCGTCCGCCGGAGCCCTACAAGGGCAAGGGTGTGAAGTACGCCGGTGAAGCCATCATTCGCAAGGAAGCCAAGAAGGCGTAA
- the rplN gene encoding 50S ribosomal protein L14, producing the protein MIQMQSYLDVADNSGAKEVMCIKVLGGSKRRYAHIGDIIKVTVKDAIPRGKVKKGEVYDAVVVRTRKGVRRPDGSLIRFDGNAAVLLNNKQEPIGTRIFGPVTRELRSEKFMKIVSLAPEVL; encoded by the coding sequence ATGATCCAGATGCAGAGCTACCTCGACGTCGCCGACAACTCCGGTGCCAAGGAAGTGATGTGCATCAAGGTGCTCGGCGGCTCCAAGCGCCGCTACGCGCACATTGGCGACATCATCAAGGTCACCGTCAAGGACGCGATCCCGCGCGGCAAGGTCAAGAAGGGCGAAGTCTACGACGCCGTCGTGGTGCGTACCCGCAAGGGTGTGCGTCGTCCCGACGGTTCGCTGATCCGCTTCGACGGCAACGCTGCGGTGTTGCTCAACAACAAGCAGGAGCCGATCGGCACGCGTATCTTCGGGCCTGTTACCCGCGAGCTGCGTTCCGAGAAGTTCATGAAGATCGTCTCGCTCGCTCCTGAAGTGCTGTGA
- the rpsQ gene encoding 30S ribosomal protein S17: protein MSDTNESKTLRTVEGRVVSNKMDKTVTVLVERQVKHALYGKYIKRSTKLHAHDADNACNEGDVVRVTEIAPMSKTKNWRVVEIVTRSAE, encoded by the coding sequence ATGAGCGACACTAACGAAAGCAAGACGCTGCGCACGGTCGAAGGCCGCGTCGTCAGCAACAAGATGGACAAGACCGTCACCGTGCTGGTGGAGCGTCAGGTCAAGCATGCGCTGTACGGCAAGTACATCAAGCGCTCGACCAAGCTCCACGCCCACGACGCCGACAACGCCTGCAACGAAGGCGATGTGGTGCGGGTGACCGAGATTGCGCCGATGTCCAAGACCAAGAACTGGCGGGTGGTCGAAATCGTCACCCGTTCGGCCGAATAA
- the rpsM gene encoding 30S ribosomal protein S13: protein MARIAGVNLPAQKHVWVGLQSIFGIGRTRSKKVCEAAGVTSTTKIRDLSEPEIERLRLEVGKYIVEGDLRREVGIAIKRLMDLGCYRGLRHRRGLPLRGQRTRTNARTRKGPRKAIRK from the coding sequence ATGGCGCGTATTGCAGGCGTCAACCTGCCAGCCCAGAAGCACGTCTGGGTCGGGTTGCAAAGCATTTTCGGCATCGGCCGTACCCGTTCGAAGAAGGTCTGCGAAGCCGCAGGCGTGACCTCGACCACCAAGATCCGTGACCTGTCCGAACCGGAAATCGAGCGCCTGCGCCTCGAAGTCGGCAAGTACATCGTCGAAGGCGACCTGCGTCGCGAAGTGGGCATCGCCATCAAGCGGCTGATGGACCTGGGCTGCTACCGCGGCCTGCGTCATCGTCGTGGCCTGCCGCTGCGTGGTCAGCGCACCCGCACCAACGCCCGCACCCGCAAGGGCCCGCGCAAGGCGATCAGGAAGTAA
- the rpmD gene encoding 50S ribosomal protein L30: protein MANESNKTVKVRLVRGLRGTQSRHRLSVRALGLNKLNDVRELKDSPQVRGLINKVQYLVQVEE, encoded by the coding sequence ATGGCTAATGAGTCCAACAAGACGGTGAAGGTGCGCCTGGTGCGCGGCCTTCGTGGTACCCAGTCGCGTCACCGCCTGTCGGTGCGTGCGCTGGGCCTGAACAAGCTCAACGATGTGCGTGAACTGAAGGACAGCCCGCAGGTGCGCGGCCTGATCAACAAGGTTCAGTACCTCGTCCAGGTTGAGGAGTAA
- the secY gene encoding preprotein translocase subunit SecY: MAQAGMGNLGGGLGKFTELRQRLLFVLGALIVYRIGCYVPVPGVNPEAMLALMQAQGGGIVDMFNMFSGGALHRFSIFALNVMPYISASIVIQLATHIFPSLKAMQKEGESGRRKITQYSRIGAVLLAVVQGGSIALALQNQTAPGGAPVVYAPGMGFVLTAVIALTAGTIFLMWVGEQVTERGIGNGVSLIIFAGIVAGLPAAAIQTVEAYRDGNMSFISLLLIVLTILAFTLFVVFVERGQRRITVNYARRQGGRNAYMNQTSFLPLKLNMAGVIPPIFASSILAFPATLSMWSGQAASNSTFGSWLQRIANALGPGEPVHMIVFAALIIGFAFFYTALVFNSQETADNLKKSGALIPGIRPGKATADYVDGVLTRLTAAGSLYLVIVCLLPEIMRAQLGTSFHFGGTSLLIAVVVVMDFIAQIQAHLMSHQYESLLKKANLKGGSRGGGFARG, translated from the coding sequence ATGGCGCAGGCTGGCATGGGTAACCTCGGCGGCGGGCTCGGCAAGTTCACGGAACTTCGCCAGCGCCTGTTGTTCGTTCTCGGCGCATTGATCGTCTACCGCATCGGCTGCTACGTGCCGGTGCCGGGCGTCAATCCCGAAGCCATGCTTGCGCTGATGCAGGCGCAGGGCGGCGGCATCGTGGACATGTTCAACATGTTCTCGGGCGGCGCCCTGCACCGTTTCAGCATCTTCGCGCTGAACGTGATGCCGTACATCTCGGCATCGATCGTGATCCAGTTGGCCACGCACATCTTCCCGTCGCTGAAGGCGATGCAGAAGGAAGGCGAGTCCGGCCGACGCAAGATCACCCAGTATTCGCGCATCGGCGCGGTGTTGCTGGCGGTGGTGCAGGGCGGCAGTATCGCCCTGGCGCTGCAGAACCAGACCGCACCGGGCGGCGCGCCGGTCGTGTACGCGCCGGGCATGGGCTTCGTGCTCACCGCCGTGATCGCGCTGACCGCCGGCACCATCTTCCTGATGTGGGTCGGCGAGCAGGTCACCGAGCGCGGCATCGGCAACGGCGTGTCGCTGATCATCTTCGCCGGCATCGTCGCCGGCCTGCCGGCGGCGGCGATCCAGACCGTGGAAGCCTACCGCGACGGCAACATGAGCTTCATCTCGCTGCTGCTGATCGTGCTGACCATCCTCGCCTTCACCCTGTTCGTGGTGTTCGTCGAGCGCGGGCAGCGGCGGATCACGGTGAACTACGCGCGCCGCCAGGGCGGCCGCAACGCGTACATGAACCAGACCTCGTTCCTGCCGCTGAAGCTGAACATGGCCGGCGTGATCCCGCCGATCTTCGCCTCGAGCATCCTCGCCTTCCCGGCGACGCTGTCGATGTGGTCGGGCCAGGCCGCCTCCAACAGCACCTTCGGCAGCTGGCTGCAGCGCATCGCCAACGCGCTGGGCCCGGGCGAGCCGGTGCACATGATCGTGTTCGCCGCGCTGATCATCGGCTTCGCGTTCTTCTATACCGCGCTGGTGTTCAACTCGCAGGAAACCGCGGACAACCTGAAGAAGTCCGGCGCGCTGATCCCGGGCATCCGCCCCGGCAAGGCCACCGCCGACTACGTCGACGGCGTGCTGACCCGCCTGACCGCGGCCGGCTCGCTGTACCTGGTGATCGTGTGCCTGCTGCCGGAAATCATGCGCGCGCAGCTCGGCACCTCGTTCCATTTCGGCGGCACCTCGCTGCTGATCGCGGTCGTGGTGGTGATGGACTTCATCGCGCAGATCCAGGCGCACCTGATGTCGCACCAGTACGAAAGCCTGTTGAAGAAGGCCAACCTCAAGGGTGGCTCGCGCGGCGGCGGTTTCGCCCGCGGTTGA
- the rpsK gene encoding 30S ribosomal protein S11 translates to MAKPAAAKTKKKIKRVVTDGVAHVHASFNNTIVTITDRQGNALSWATSGGAGFRGSRKSTPFAAQVAAEKAGRAALDYGVKSLEVRIKGPGPGRESAVRSLNNVGYKITNIIDVTPIPHNGCRPPKKRRV, encoded by the coding sequence ATGGCTAAGCCCGCAGCAGCAAAGACCAAGAAGAAGATCAAGCGCGTCGTCACCGACGGCGTCGCCCACGTCCACGCTTCGTTCAACAACACCATCGTGACCATCACCGACCGTCAGGGCAATGCGTTGTCCTGGGCGACCTCCGGTGGCGCCGGTTTCCGCGGTTCGCGCAAGTCCACGCCGTTCGCGGCGCAGGTTGCCGCCGAGAAGGCCGGGCGCGCTGCGCTCGACTACGGCGTGAAGTCGCTGGAAGTGCGCATCAAGGGCCCGGGTCCGGGTCGCGAGTCCGCCGTCCGTTCGTTGAACAACGTCGGATACAAGATCACCAACATCATCGACGTGACGCCTATCCCGCACAACGGGTGCCGTCCGCCGAAGAAGCGTCGCGTCTAA
- the rpoA gene encoding DNA-directed RNA polymerase subunit alpha, with protein sequence MTVTANQVLRPRGPQIERLTDNRAKVVIEPLERGYGHTLGNALRRVLLSSIPGFAITEVEIDGVLHEYTTVEGLQEDVLEVLLNLKDVAIRMHTGDSATLSLSKQGPGVVTAADIKTDHNVEILNNDHVICHLTKDTAINMRLKIERGFGYQPAAARRRPDEETRTIGRLVLDASFSPVRRVAYAVESARVEQRTDLDKLVLDIETNGTIDAEEAVRTAADILSDQLSVFGDFTHRDRGAAKPASNGVDPVLLRPIDDLELTVRSANCLKAESIYYIGDLIQKTEVELLKTPNLGKKSLTEIKEVLAQRGLSLGMKLENWPPAGVAQHGMLG encoded by the coding sequence ATGACGGTTACCGCCAACCAGGTTCTGCGCCCCCGTGGGCCGCAGATCGAACGCCTTACCGACAACCGCGCCAAGGTCGTAATCGAGCCCTTGGAGCGTGGTTATGGGCATACGCTGGGCAATGCCCTGCGTCGCGTGCTGCTGTCCTCGATTCCCGGCTTCGCGATCACGGAAGTCGAGATCGACGGCGTGCTGCACGAGTACACCACGGTCGAAGGGCTGCAGGAAGATGTGCTGGAAGTCCTGCTCAACCTCAAGGACGTGGCCATCCGCATGCACACCGGCGACAGCGCCACGCTGTCGCTGTCCAAGCAGGGCCCGGGTGTGGTCACTGCCGCCGACATCAAGACCGACCACAACGTCGAGATCCTCAACAACGACCACGTGATCTGCCACCTGACCAAGGACACGGCGATCAACATGCGTCTGAAGATCGAGCGTGGCTTCGGCTACCAGCCGGCCGCCGCGCGCCGCCGTCCGGACGAGGAAACCCGCACCATCGGCCGCCTGGTCCTGGATGCGTCGTTCTCGCCGGTACGCCGCGTCGCCTACGCGGTCGAGTCCGCCCGCGTCGAGCAGCGCACCGACCTGGACAAGCTGGTCCTGGACATCGAGACCAACGGCACCATCGACGCCGAGGAAGCCGTGCGCACCGCCGCCGACATCCTCAGCGACCAGCTGTCGGTGTTCGGCGACTTCACCCATCGCGACCGTGGCGCGGCCAAGCCGGCCAGCAATGGCGTGGATCCGGTGCTGCTGCGTCCGATCGACGACCTGGAACTGACCGTGCGTTCGGCCAACTGCCTGAAGGCCGAGAGCATCTACTACATCGGCGATCTGATCCAGAAGACCGAAGTGGAGCTGCTCAAGACCCCGAACCTCGGCAAGAAGTCGCTGACCGAGATCAAGGAAGTGCTGGCCCAGCGTGGCCTGTCGCTCGGTATGAAGCTGGAGAACTGGCCGCCGGCCGGCGTCGCCCAGCACGGCATGCTCGGCTGA
- the rpmC gene encoding 50S ribosomal protein L29, giving the protein MDIKQLREKSADDLKAHLTDLRKEQFALRMQQVTGQLPKTHETRRVRREIARVKHLIGSTK; this is encoded by the coding sequence ATGGACATCAAACAACTCCGCGAGAAGTCGGCTGACGATCTGAAGGCCCACCTGACCGATCTGCGCAAGGAGCAGTTCGCCCTGCGCATGCAGCAGGTCACCGGGCAGCTGCCGAAGACCCACGAAACCCGCCGGGTGCGCCGCGAGATTGCTCGCGTGAAGCACCTGATCGGCAGCACGAAGTAA
- the rpsE gene encoding 30S ribosomal protein S5: protein MAEEQRAPRGRDRDRNREEKVDDGMIEKLVAVNRVSKTVKGGRQFTFTALTVVGDGNGKIGFGYGKAREVPVAIQKSMEYARKGMLNIDLNNGTLWHPVKSGHGAARVFMMPASEGTGVIAGGAMRAVLEAVGVKNVLAKAVGSRNPINLVRATLRGLEDMQSPSRIAAKRGKKVEELNHG, encoded by the coding sequence ATGGCTGAAGAACAGCGTGCACCGCGGGGTCGTGATCGCGACCGCAACCGCGAAGAGAAAGTCGACGACGGCATGATCGAAAAGCTGGTCGCGGTCAACCGCGTCAGCAAGACGGTCAAGGGCGGTCGCCAGTTCACCTTCACCGCGCTGACCGTGGTCGGCGACGGCAACGGCAAGATCGGTTTCGGTTACGGCAAGGCGCGCGAAGTGCCGGTCGCGATCCAGAAGTCGATGGAGTATGCGCGCAAGGGCATGCTCAACATCGACCTGAACAACGGCACCCTGTGGCACCCGGTGAAGTCCGGCCACGGCGCGGCGCGCGTGTTCATGATGCCGGCCTCCGAAGGTACCGGCGTCATCGCCGGCGGCGCGATGCGCGCCGTGCTGGAAGCGGTCGGCGTCAAGAACGTGCTGGCCAAGGCGGTCGGTTCGCGCAACCCGATCAACCTGGTGCGCGCCACGCTGCGCGGCCTGGAAGACATGCAGTCGCCGTCGCGCATCGCGGCCAAGCGCGGCAAGAAGGTGGAGGAACTCAACCATGGCTAA
- the rplE gene encoding 50S ribosomal protein L5, with amino-acid sequence MNSRLEKIYKEEVVPALMKKFGYTNPMQVPKLVKVTLNMGVGEAATNKKILENAVADMAKVSGQKPVVTKSRISVASFKIRDGWPIGCKTTLRRAKMYEFLDRLINISLPRVRDFRGVSGRSFDGRGNFNMGVKEQIIFPEIDFDAVDAIRGMDIAITTTAKTDAEAKALLEAFKFPFRN; translated from the coding sequence ATGAATTCCCGTCTCGAAAAGATCTACAAGGAAGAAGTGGTACCGGCTCTGATGAAGAAGTTCGGTTACACCAATCCGATGCAAGTGCCGAAGCTGGTCAAGGTCACGCTGAACATGGGCGTGGGCGAGGCGGCGACGAACAAGAAGATCCTGGAAAACGCCGTGGCCGACATGGCCAAGGTCTCCGGCCAGAAGCCGGTCGTCACCAAGTCGCGTATCTCGGTGGCGTCGTTCAAGATCCGCGATGGCTGGCCGATCGGCTGCAAGACCACGCTGCGTCGCGCCAAGATGTACGAGTTCCTGGACCGCCTGATCAACATCTCGCTGCCGCGCGTGCGCGACTTCCGCGGTGTCTCGGGTCGCTCGTTCGACGGCCGCGGCAACTTCAACATGGGCGTGAAGGAGCAGATCATCTTCCCGGAAATCGACTTCGACGCCGTCGATGCGATCCGCGGCATGGATATCGCCATCACCACCACCGCCAAGACCGACGCCGAAGCCAAGGCGCTGCTCGAAGCGTTCAAGTTCCCGTTCCGTAACTGA
- the rplX gene encoding 50S ribosomal protein L24, whose translation MANRIKKGDQVVVTTGKDKGKQGEIVRVDGDRVIVSNANIVKRHTKPNPQAGVAGGVVEREASIHISNVAIVNPATGKGERVGFKVLEDGRKLRVFRSSGEALDA comes from the coding sequence ATGGCTAACCGTATCAAGAAGGGCGACCAGGTCGTCGTCACTACCGGCAAGGACAAGGGCAAGCAGGGCGAAATCGTCCGCGTCGACGGCGATCGCGTGATCGTCTCCAACGCGAACATCGTCAAGCGCCACACCAAGCCGAACCCGCAGGCGGGCGTCGCCGGCGGCGTGGTCGAGCGTGAAGCGTCGATCCATATCTCCAACGTGGCGATCGTCAACCCGGCAACGGGCAAGGGCGAGCGCGTTGGCTTCAAGGTGCTGGAGGATGGACGCAAACTGCGTGTGTTCCGCTCCAGCGGTGAGGCGCTCGACGCCTGA
- the rplP gene encoding 50S ribosomal protein L16 codes for MLQPKRTKYRKMHKGRNDGLAWSGNAVSFGEYGLKATAHGQLTARQIEAARRSISRYVKRGGKMWIRVFPDKPITKKPIEVRMGSGKGNVEYWVAQIQPGRMIYEIEGVGEDVAREAFRLAAAKLSVTTTFVTRTVR; via the coding sequence ATGTTGCAACCCAAGCGAACCAAATACCGCAAGATGCACAAGGGCCGTAACGACGGCCTGGCATGGAGCGGCAACGCCGTCAGCTTCGGCGAGTACGGGCTGAAGGCCACCGCGCACGGTCAGCTGACCGCGCGCCAGATCGAAGCGGCGCGCCGCTCGATCAGCCGCTACGTCAAGCGCGGCGGCAAGATGTGGATCCGCGTGTTCCCGGACAAGCCGATCACCAAGAAGCCGATCGAAGTGCGAATGGGCTCCGGTAAGGGTAACGTCGAGTACTGGGTCGCCCAGATCCAGCCCGGTCGCATGATCTATGAAATCGAAGGCGTCGGCGAAGATGTCGCGCGCGAGGCGTTCCGCCTGGCCGCTGCCAAGCTTTCGGTGACCACCACCTTCGTGACCCGGACGGTACGCTGA
- the rpsS gene encoding 30S ribosomal protein S19 — MARSLKKGPFVDHHLVKKVEAAAGSKRPIKTWSRRSMILPEMVGFTIAVHNGKNHVPVLVNENMVGHKLGEFAVTRTFKGHGGDKKSSR; from the coding sequence CCCGTTCGTCGATCACCACCTCGTCAAGAAGGTGGAGGCCGCGGCCGGCAGCAAGCGTCCGATCAAGACCTGGTCGCGTCGTTCGATGATCCTGCCGGAGATGGTGGGCTTCACCATCGCCGTGCATAACGGCAAGAACCACGTTCCGGTGCTGGTCAACGAGAACATGGTCGGCCACAAGCTCGGCGAATTTGCCGTCACCCGGACCTTCAAGGGTCACGGTGGCGACAAGAAGTCGAGCCGGTAA
- the rpsD gene encoding 30S ribosomal protein S4, with protein sequence MARYIGPTCKLARREGADLSLKSPARALDSKCKLEQKPGQHGATARKGKLSDYATQLREKQKVKRIYGLLERQFRNYYKKASTKKGNTGENLLQLLETRLDNVVYRMGFAVTRPAARQLVSHRGVLVNGKSVNLASYQVKAGDAIALSEKAQKQLRVQEALTVAETHDLNPSWVEVDSKKFSGIFKAVPDRADLPADINEALIVELYSK encoded by the coding sequence ATGGCTCGTTATATCGGTCCTACCTGTAAGCTCGCGCGCCGCGAAGGCGCCGATCTTTCCCTCAAGAGCCCGGCGCGTGCGCTGGACTCCAAGTGCAAGCTGGAGCAGAAGCCCGGCCAGCACGGCGCGACCGCCCGCAAGGGCAAGCTGTCCGACTACGCCACCCAGCTGCGCGAGAAGCAGAAGGTCAAGCGTATCTACGGCCTGCTGGAGCGTCAGTTCCGCAACTACTACAAGAAGGCCTCGACCAAGAAGGGCAACACCGGCGAGAACCTGCTGCAGCTGCTGGAAACCCGCCTGGACAACGTCGTCTACCGCATGGGCTTCGCCGTCACCCGCCCGGCCGCGCGCCAGCTGGTGTCGCACCGTGGCGTGCTGGTCAACGGCAAGTCGGTGAACCTGGCCTCGTACCAGGTCAAGGCCGGCGACGCGATCGCCCTGTCGGAAAAGGCCCAGAAGCAGCTTCGCGTGCAGGAAGCGCTGACCGTTGCCGAAACGCACGACCTGAACCCGTCCTGGGTCGAGGTCGATTCGAAGAAGTTCAGCGGCATCTTCAAGGCCGTGCCGGATCGTGCGGACCTGCCTGCCGACATCAACGAAGCGCTGATCGTCGAGTTGTATTCGAAGTAA
- the rpsC gene encoding 30S ribosomal protein S3, with the protein MGHKVHPIGIRLGVSKDWNSKWYANKGEFAGYLAADLKVREMLRKKLAQAGISKILIERPAKTARVTIHTARPGVVIGKRGEDIEKLRKEVSEMMGVPAHINVTEVRKPELDAQLVAESIAQQLERRIMFRRAMKRSVGNAMRLGALGIKVNVAGRLNGAEIARSEWYREGRVPLHTLRADIDYGFAEAKTTYGIIGIKVWIYKGEIFDFSQVGQEKQDDSPRNDRNDRGDRGDRPSRPAREAR; encoded by the coding sequence ATGGGTCATAAAGTTCATCCGATTGGAATCCGCCTGGGTGTCTCCAAGGACTGGAATTCCAAGTGGTACGCCAACAAGGGCGAGTTCGCCGGTTACCTGGCAGCCGACCTCAAGGTTCGCGAAATGCTGCGCAAGAAGCTGGCGCAGGCGGGCATCAGCAAGATCCTGATCGAGCGTCCGGCCAAGACCGCGCGCGTGACGATCCACACCGCCCGTCCGGGCGTGGTGATCGGCAAGCGCGGTGAGGACATCGAGAAGCTGCGCAAGGAAGTGAGCGAGATGATGGGCGTCCCCGCCCACATCAACGTCACCGAAGTGCGCAAGCCGGAGCTGGATGCGCAGCTGGTCGCCGAGTCGATCGCGCAGCAGCTGGAGCGTCGCATCATGTTCCGCCGCGCGATGAAGCGTTCGGTCGGCAACGCGATGCGCCTGGGTGCCCTGGGCATCAAGGTCAACGTCGCCGGCCGCTTGAACGGTGCGGAAATCGCCCGTTCCGAGTGGTACCGCGAAGGCCGCGTGCCGCTGCATACGCTGCGTGCCGACATCGACTATGGCTTCGCCGAAGCCAAGACGACCTACGGCATCATCGGCATCAAGGTTTGGATCTACAAGGGCGAGATCTTCGATTTCTCCCAGGTTGGCCAGGAAAAGCAGGACGATTCCCCGCGCAACGATCGTAACGATCGCGGCGACCGTGGTGACCGTCCGTCGCGTCCGGCTCGTGAAGCGAGGTAA
- the rpsN gene encoding 30S ribosomal protein S14, producing the protein MAKTSMVNRDIKRKKLAKKFADKRDALKKIIAADSSSYDEKAEAVVKLQKLPRDSSPSRQRTRCELSGRPRAVYRKFGLGRNMLRKATMNGDVPGLRKASW; encoded by the coding sequence ATGGCAAAGACCTCCATGGTCAACCGCGACATCAAGCGGAAGAAGCTGGCGAAGAAGTTCGCCGACAAGCGCGACGCGCTGAAGAAGATCATCGCCGCCGACAGCTCGTCCTACGACGAGAAGGCCGAGGCCGTGGTCAAGCTGCAGAAGCTGCCGCGCGATTCGTCGCCGAGCCGCCAGCGCACCCGTTGCGAGCTGTCCGGCCGTCCGCGCGCCGTGTACCGCAAGTTCGGCCTCGGCCGCAACATGCTGCGCAAGGCAACGATGAACGGCGACGTGCCCGGCCTGCGCAAGGCCAGCTGGTAA
- the rplR gene encoding 50S ribosomal protein L18 — MTINKNIARLRRAKSTRAHIRELGVARLSVLRTGQHLYAQVFTADGSKVLAAANTLQADVKDGLKNGKNSDAAAKVGKLIAERAKAAGIEKVAFDRSGYRYHGRIKALADAAREGGLQF; from the coding sequence ATGACCATCAACAAGAACATCGCCCGCCTGCGCCGCGCCAAGTCGACCCGTGCGCACATCCGCGAACTCGGCGTCGCCCGCCTGTCGGTGCTGCGCACCGGCCAGCACCTGTACGCGCAGGTCTTCACTGCCGACGGTTCCAAGGTGCTCGCCGCGGCGAACACCCTGCAGGCCGACGTCAAGGACGGCCTGAAGAACGGCAAGAACAGCGATGCGGCCGCCAAGGTCGGTAAGCTGATCGCCGAGCGCGCCAAGGCCGCGGGCATCGAGAAGGTCGCCTTCGACCGCTCGGGCTACCGCTACCACGGCCGCATCAAGGCGCTGGCCGACGCCGCGCGCGAAGGCGGCCTGCAGTTCTGA